In Miscanthus floridulus cultivar M001 chromosome 8, ASM1932011v1, whole genome shotgun sequence, the sequence GGTAACAACCAACAAGTACATGGAGGGAGCAGGATAAAATTACACAAGCATGAGGACACTTAAAAAGAAAAATAACAATTGAAGGGTTGTTCCTTGTAATGAGATAAAAGTATTCCACAGGATATAATACcttttaggaaaagaaaaatataTCATCTCCTTGGAGGTGAATTTTTATTTTCAAGCAAGTGGCACCTCTTTAATGGGTTAAACCCCAAAAAAGAAGAAATCCATAAGCAAAGTAATCTTGTAGTCAACACATCAGAGACTGAGGATTTACCTTCGCAGTTGCCCAAAATTGAGCAAAATCAGCTACCCGCAGATTGCGGTCATCCACTAAAACGGCCAGGAATATCAGCAGTAAACAAAGTCAGTTACCAGAAACACAGCATCAGCCGTTGGAATTGAAGGCATCTCTTGGTGCACAACCGCTGAATTTTGCTAGGGCAGCTAAAGTGTTACTAAAATTGAAGTTTTAAACAATACAAAATATCATGAAGTACCAACAAAAGTGGGCACTGTCCAAATTTTAAGTTATCCATCCTGTCACTTTTGGAAACAAAGCAGCACATAACTGAAGACCCAACCAAAAGAGAATAAAAAATTTTCTGATTGCTGAAAAGAAAAGGAATATCTTCCACTGGTACATGAAGGTGTTGACTGCTGATATGTAGCACTGATGGTGTGAAAGAGGGAAAAATAAGCCTGGTAAAGTTTTTCGTTAACCCATGAAATTTGAAGGCAACTATATGTAGCCTCCAAAATATTGGAGAGACAACCACGAGAAGAAAATACTACATATGGGAATTGGGAAGTATGGTTGAGGTATAAGCTGCTCTAAATAACTTCATACCAATCACAAATGTAAAATTTCCTTCGTCAAGGGTCTTTGAAAATGCCTTCAACATGCTTGACCTGTACGTCTATGAAATACACACAAAAAATCAGCAATGACAATACGGGTTTAGATAATAGCTGATAAACAGCCAAAAAGAACAGAAACAAAATTAAGTAGCAAGGACTGagttgaaacaaaaaaaaaagttatttGTAACTTTATATTCAAAGCCTGCCCAGAGAAGGCCTAAAAATGGACCTAATTCTATATGTTGATGTTCTGGAGGGGCAGCATAtgattcattttttatttttaaaatgttATCATTGGGCATCGTATATTCAAAGATACCTTAAAATTCCTTTTCCTAGTATCAACAAAGAAGCATCACCATGAAAAGTTGAATGGCTAGGCAATTAGCTTTGCATATTTTTAAAAATGATAGCATTTGAGTGTAATAGCTTTGCTAATGTAACGAGCTCGAGTTTGCaggtgcatatgacaagataaaaAGAATTACAGAGTTGTTGAAAGTAATATCACCTCCTCCATTTCCGGCTCATAACAATACTCAATCACTTTCTTGGTCAACTGCCTCCTCCCTTTTGATGCACTTGAAGATTTTGAGCCTTCAGTGTCTTCCACTTTCTAAGAGAACATTGGCCAGATTACCCAGATTAAGACAATCATTACACAAACTAAATCAATATTGGAAAGAACAGTAGTCTCCAATCCCTGCTGACCTTCTCAACTTCAATCATGAAATAATCATCCATGGAGTGGATCCTAGGCGCATTTGCACCATTCTCAACTTCAAGATCGCGCAATGCCTTTGCCAGATAACTCTTTCCACTACCTACATATTACAGTTTTGTACGAATTATAGTTCACAACCATAGTGAAAGACAACCTAACTGCGGATTTGTGAAATAACTTTATTGAATACAAAAATTGATAATTTGGGACACTATAAAGTCAATATCATTCAGTTATGCAAACCACATATGCAATATGAACTTTACAAATTGCCAGTTTAAAAGAACAGAACAAAGTGTGCTGATTTCATCCTCATCCATAATGTAAAAGCGCTAATGTATGACACTGTTTTCATTCCATGCTATGATGTAGGAACCGCTATCATAATCATTTAGGAAGTTGAAattaataaatattatttaatttGCATGCAATTATTTTTGTCAATAATACAATGATAAGAAAGTCAACAGTATTTCAAGTAAACCTGGAAGCCCTCTGAGGATGATAACAATATGATCAGAGCGTGAACCACGAAGGGGCGGCTTGAACAAATCACAAGCATTGATGATCGTGACTTTGGAATTTTCCAGAGAATAATGTGCACTGGTCGGCCTTCCATCTATCAAGTTCTGCTCTGACTGCAGTCGATAAATGAAACCTGGCCCCTGTTAGTGAATAAGCAAACAGTGGTCAACGCTTTTGATGTAAGAATAAGCCATCTGCCATCCTAAACTTCTAAAACATATAGGTGCTGAAAGCATAGAGGCACCTCATCGTTGATGTGTCCATCATAACGGTTTGTGTTTGGCATCGGATGAGCTTGAGGCAAGGTATGAGCGGTCGATGGAATAATTTCCGTTGTTGGAGAACCAGAAAGGACAGGAAACAATGACGAATTTGCAGTCGGCCGTGGCGGTGCAGCACGGTAATCCTGGTTAGAGGGGAATGGAGGCTCTGTTGGCAGTGGCACGGCGCCTGCCTCAAGATGCCAAGCATGTGAACCATGGGGATTGGCTGCCTCAGGATAGCGAGGCAGTGGAGGGTGCAGCGCCACACCAGGAAATGCCTCTGGGTGGAACTGATGGAAATGGTGATTAGCACCGTCAAAATACTTCCGGTGAGGGCCTTCTTCGGGCATAAAACCTTGACCGAAGCCATTATGTCTGTCTTCAATCGGCACGGGAGGTGGCAACTTTTGGTCGAAATCCGCGAAACCACCTCCTTGCCGGGGATAGAATCTACCTCCTCCGTAACCAAAGCCGCCGTCAGGTGGGCAACCAGGAAGTGGATTGCGGCCATGGTCCCGGATCAGGCCGAGCAGACGGTCGCCCTCCACAGAAGCCCttcccggcggcggcggaggcacaAAGTCGTACGGATCGAACGGTGGTGCCTCGCCCACGCGCATCCGCTTGTGAGGCCCCTCCCTGCCGGGGAGCTCGTAGGGACGCGGGTCGTGCGGCCCGGGAGGTGGAGGGCCCCAcatcggcggcggtggcggcggcgggtggaAGTCGTATGGGAAGGGGTTCGGCGGGGGAGGGGGTGGCGGCGGCTGGAGGTCGTAGGGGAAGGGATGCGGCGGGAGAGGCGGCGGCGGGCAGAAGGGGAAGTGGCGCGCGCAACAGACCGGGCAGAGGTCGGCGCCGGTGCCGGCGCCCGCGGGGAAGCGCCACGGATGGTCCATGCGGAGCGGTGCTGGTCTGGGGCTTCGGGATCTGGGGTTTGGCGGAAGGAGGGGACGGAGCAATGTTTCTAGGAGCTTCGAGAACTTCTCTAGTAGTACAAAAAGGGGCGCACGGAGCGCTTCGGCAGGGAAGGAAGAAAACGGGGAGCCTGCTTATTCTGCGGCAGTTGAAacaatatttttatttgtttttttagcGAAGTGAACGGGACCACGTTAGAAAAAAATTATATGCATATGGTATCCATGGCTCCAGCAGGCGTACATAGCGCGGATGTCTGACACGTGTCGGACCTTAACAATCCAACGCTAACTAAGGAGTGATcatatgctaaaaatagactcgGTTTTAGCCAGGCTCACTCACGCGGCCACACCTATCCACCGCATGCCCACATATACCGTAAAGATCAACACTTGTCACACAACCATGCATGTATGTATGGGGCAACCATGGATACAGTTCCATATAATTTttcccctgcttttggcttttggggagGTTCCATACTTCCATGGAAAGTAGAgataagttatatatatatatatatatacattggcGGATCCACGGGGGGGGCTAGGGGGGCAGCAGCCCCCCCCCCGTGAGGGTGAATTTCCTTtataattactgtagcaaaaccgtgATTTCACCGTTAATCTTCGACgtttgttctaaatctctattgattagccccccccgaggtgctcatcttggctccgctaatgtatatatatatatatatatatatatatatatatatataatttttatttattttttatcaatactccctccgtcctaaaaattCCTAAAAACAAGTGCATCTCACACTTTAAGAAGTCAAATAAACTTAACTTGACTAAATCTATAAACAATAATaagatttataatatcaaataattaCACAATATATATTCTCCTATTACAATTACAAtacattattttttttataatctCTCATCACAACTAAAAAAAACAATAGAAGTTTGATAGTGTATGTATCGTTTTTTTAACAATACAACACTTCAATTTGTAATATTGACATTTCAAACATCACGCTCGCATTATTGTTTTTTTAACAATACAACACTTTCATGCTTAAATTATCAGGACATTATTTGTTCCCGTTGCAATGCACATAAAGAGTTGAAGAGtctgcgacgccgcgctctccgtgactgtgttaatttcacgaactttgtttttttagattaaatgttactttgacgtcggtatttaatgtgcgatccatatgtttttagtataaaagtttagttatCCTGTAGGAACGTACGAACACATTACCTAATACAGCTAAGAAAGAACCAAACTTAGACAACGGAACGGTGCGACAGGGGTCGTCGGTCTGCCTCCTCCTGCGATAAGACGCTCCTCCCAGCGAATCCGTACGCCGGCAGGTGGGACCTCTTCCTCGCGAGTCGACGCTCCTACGCTCGTCCCCTCACGACAAATCTCATCCTTGCTCGTGCCCTCGCTCCACGTCCCCATCGTCGCCCTCACCTGCAGCTCGCcgcccgtgccgccgccgcccgcgcccgccctgCTCCAACGCCCCCCCCTCGGTCGCCGCTCCCAGACAGCGCGCCTTAGGTTTGGTTGAAGGCCACGACGTCTGCTTCACCACCGGCAGACCCCTCCTCGCGTGCGCCGATGGtcgccccgcccccccccccccctcccctctgGGCCGGCCCTGCATCCGGTGAGCAGGATCCAAGATCTGATAGGTGAGATCCCTGCCACTATCCCTCTACGGCTCTGCTCACGGATCCGTATCTGAGATCCTTGGCACTCCCACCTCTCTCGACACTGCGGCTCTGCCTTGAGACCATCGCTTTCCACCTGTTGCCTCGAAGCCGGAGGCGGAGTGCCCTGCGCACATGGTGCAGGTCAAAACTGCAGCAGCTGCAACGGAGGGTAACGACATCCCTGTGGTGGACCTGTCGTCGCTGTTCATGGATTGTCATGGATGACGTACCCTCGCGTCCGGCCACCACGTGGAGTGCTTCCTAGCTTTTCAGGTCCTAggttcctcttcttcttttttcctctTGTATGCTCTCTTTGATGCTTGTGTAGCTTCTCGGGTCCTGGGTTCCTGTTATGTTTTTACTTAGAATAATGGATTGCATATTCAGGCACTCAAAACAGTAGGCTGGTGTTCTTTAATACTGTATTTTCTGTAAAATCGATAATGAGAGATGATATGGATTTTTTGTATTTTGTTGTCAGGCACAAGTATGGAATCTAATTGATGTCGCTATTGGATCATAGTGATGCAGTGATCTACTACATCTGCGGGCTTGCCTGGTGACTCGCCAAAGTGAGGAATTGGATTGGAAGCATTATTACTCTCTGGTTCAGACTCTTATCCATGATTTTGTTAATGCTAAAATAATATGTTTAAATATATGGCTCAGAATATACTAACGAATCTCTTGTAAGACCTATCTCCTTTTATGTTAATGGGTTTAGAGTATTGCTAATTTCTTGTATTATTTTCTCCATCTTGTAGGTATGTATGCGTCGGAAGTGACCGGCCGCACCGGTCTCAgtgggaccggtgcgtccggtcaatgatacagcaaagacgttggcgtcggtcttcgatcgaacgctgggtcacttggtgaccggacgccgacagggtgcgtccggtcctgctgatgtggcagtgcacagaagagtcaccatgtgaccggatgctgggtgagtccggtcgagcttgaccggacgcgtctggtcgtgaaaagtcgtctctggatgcttgcaggaaacgaccgaacgctggggctcagcgtccggtcactttgagctgctgcgtctggttatcacttgaccgttgggatcgagcgctcaatatttgaagagaggggacacatggcgtgcatcgcacgaccggacgctagggtgcagcgtctggtcgatatgaccggagcgtccggtcaacccgtgTCATTcccagtgaagggatacaacggctctatttcgtgggggcttctatttaagccccatggccgactcaagctcatactcttggccattttgcattaacatagcaaccttgtgagcttagccaaagcgctcacactcatctccatcattaatttatcatctttgtgagatttggagagaatccaagtgcattgcttgagtgtttgcatctagaggcacttagtgttcgtgttttgctgtgggattcacttgttactcttggtggttgccgccacctagatggcttggagcagcgaggattatcgagcagaggttggtgattatctctggctctgatcgtggtgattgtgaggggttcttgacctttcctcggcggagagccaaaagttactctagtggattgctcgtggcttgtgtgatcctcatcttgtgttggttgtgtggcaccctattgagggtttggcatgtgatgccaattagcgcgtgaaccttcaagtgagtgaattgctacaacgaggactagcttaccgacaagcaagtgaacctcgataaaaaattattgtgtcatcatttgattctgaggtgattgatattcattgttattcattcttgtgattgattggcttcttcctcaacacggcagtataaccatcttgctcactctctttacattaccataaattagttgtcaagctctttagtatagctagttgtgagagcttgttagtttggttagtgtggctctttagttagctttcgagagcacactaacttagtgtagtgacatagttattgtgtagATAGAAATTACATAAActaaaattatggtaggtggcttgtatttttagtaggctagcgcaacactcgcttcacctcataattgtctaaccggtttgttaagtgttgttgtagaatttttttaataggctattcaccctcctctagccattaggacctttcaagtggtatgagagccaaggtcaccgtgttttgcggcttaacaaccttcggtgtaaaaatggctcaaatcaacaacaccaagaaaccaccccaatttgatggctcaaattatctctattggaaagctaagataacaacttatatcaagtcaatcaataggaaggtttggaaggtggtagagataaagattgagattgaagatgaagaggctcccaccgtcgccgaagaaatactactccaaaataataaCATTGCTCTTAGttccatccatgatgctttggatgagagaacatttgagcaaatcaaaaacattgagagagctcatgaggcatggaaaaaattggaggaatcatttgagggtactcaagccgtgaagggtgcaaaggcatacattctcaaagagaagtttacaagcttcaagatgaaggaggatgagagtgtaccGGAGATGTtttataggcttcaagtgcttgtcaatgatctcaaagtacttggagaagaggtagaggacaaggacttctcccacaagttcttgagatgtttgccttcaagatttggcacattggtcactattctagtaaggagtggtttggacaccatgacaccaaaccaagtgttgggagatataatgactgataatacatatagagatgatgatgagaaggaagaaaagaagaagaaaaaagatgagaaaaagaagagcgtggcattcaaggccacatcatccaagagcaaggcaaagctagatacatcaagtgaagatgatggttcatgggatgatgatgatgagaagatggctctctttgtcaaaaaatttgacaaattcatgatgaagaaagggtaccatgctagaagaaagaaatcttcatccaagaacaaggaatagtcaagaaggtgcttcaaatatggaagcaaagatcatcttgttgctcaatgtccatacaatagcgacaatgatgatgacaacaagaaaaacaagaaggataagatgaccttcaagaagaagaagggtggttcatatacggtcacttgggatagtgatgcttcctcaagtgatgatgatgatagtgatgatgacaagaccaccaagaagaaggcacttgcaagcattgcaattaatgagaagccttctctcatcgacactccatcatgcttcatggctaaggccactaaggtataaatttatgatgatgaaagtgatgaggaatatgaaaatgaaaatgaaaagtgatagtgatgatgatgaacctactaaggatgaactatttgacatgctagaagatgctaaagaacactttgacatcaagagaaggaatataaaagcttgtgtaaggaactaaaagcccctAAGCAagtctttgatgagctcaatgcatctcatgagaggctagaggaagcccatgagaagcttagcaaggctcacaaaaaacttgaaaaggctcattcctctttgcttgatgagcaaaataaaaagaagcatgttgaaacttgcaatgtaggcttaacttgtaatataattgatgaatcattatctatgcctatcattgttcctctcactaacccttcttgtaatacttctacttccacctcatctagtagtgatggtttcacttgtgatgcctcactaatagttgagaatgagaacctcaagaaggagatcaataagctcactcacaccttggctaaggcctgtggtggtgaagaccgcttgtttatgtgcttggatagccaaagagcttctctctacaaagagggattgggctatgcccccaagaaaggcaaggtggcctttgctcctcacaagactagttttatgaagaacaatagtcagttttgcactagttgcaagcaagttggtaatggagacggggatcctaatcttccatcaggtgatggtaactatcgttgtggcggagaatgacatatcgatccggctttagatcgaaagatcgaaccctacaatcttagcaccatagctcctctggttatcaactgagtcacggactaggttgaccttgccaagaaggctaatccctacctgtgcaacgaagaacacaagcaagaacaaaaaagaacgcaatcaaattacagatgaatgattaaactcacgaagttggggtctcacaaaccgatgaatggcgaaattatttttgacagattaatctaagcaaaacccaaaccctaatggaggggcgatggctgtttatgaagactttagggtcgtgcaagacccctaaacgcgcccctaatgggcccaaactcgatacatggtctaacggaccaaaagacggtgtcgcagcaccctggtagattctagatgctgacttgtttcgatgattcctgttgatttcgaatagcttttgatgtgaaaccacttggattggcttccttatcaaattagatttccatcAATATGTGGATTatcaaaaacggagtctggatgcatcctgggtgaccagtttaaggcagactggtcctggaggccgaggtagacttgaattcttgttggactaggcctccgacttgtgttgaacgtccttgctagtcatcatcacctccaccactttctctaagtccttcatgaccctctctaatgttcctaagcaagataatatcattaggtagtagtctattctcaaaagtatgaaaactatcgcttaagaatgagctcacctctaaattaagttatcgctttcgagcccgggtcattagaccttgcatgacggttggaggatcagcggatacctctgaagaagtgatgtcctcattatcctccccctcttgaattggagtcatcctcgactcaagctcatcttcttctcccaaataaggtttcaaatctgcaattttaaaggtgggactaaccccgaactcggatggcaattcaagtttgtaggcattatcatttattttctcaatgatcttataaggaccagctgttcttggcattaatttagacttacgtagctcaggaaatctatcttttcttaaatgtaaccaaaccaaatcacccggttcaagtttaatctctttttctacctttactaccatcAATTCtacacttttcattcatgctttcaatatttgctttagttattTCATGCaatttacgaataaaatcagcacactctctagcatcactatgtattctcttagtggtaggtaaaggcaaaagatcaataggagcataggggttaaaaccatacactacctgaaaaggactaccttggtggtggaatgttccgcgctgttatatgcaaactccacatacgGTAAACACTCTCCCCACATCTTTAAATTGCGCTttaaaatggctctcaacatagtggacaatgttcgattcacaaccttagtttgcccatcagtttagggatgacatgttgtagaaaacagcagcttggtccccaatttattccacaacgcgcaccaaaaatgactcaagaattttgcatcacgatctaaaacaatagtagaaggcataccatgcaagcgaatgatttcttaaaagaaaagatcagcaatatgaacaacatcgtcgctcttataacaaggaataaaatgtgccatcttagaaaaatgatcaaccaccacaaaaatactatccctctccctcttagtccttggcaattccaacacaaaatccatagatatatctgcccaaggagtagaaggaacaggaagaggcatatacaaaccatgtgggtttaaccgcgacttagctttttgacatgtggcacaccaagCCACATATCGCTCTACATCtcacctcatccttggccaaaagaagtgtgtggacagcacctcctctgtcttcttggcaccaaaatatcCCATCAATACGCTTtcatgtgcctcctacaacaacaaaagatgaacgaaACTAACTGGAATGCATATACGGTTAGCTCTAAATAAAAACCCAtcactgatcataaacttattccatgtgcgtccctctctacaattaagcaacacatccttaaaattaggatcaagcgTATATCGTTCTTTAAtgaattgaagaccaaaaatccggcaatcaagttgggacagtaatgtatatcttctagataaagcatcagcaatcacattatccttccctttcttgtgtttgacaatataagaaaaagattcaataaattcaacccatttagcatgcctacgattcagattattttgagagcgaagatacttaagcgattcatgatcagaataaataacaaattctttaggtcataaataatgatgccacgtctctaaagaacgaacaagtgcatacaattctttatcatatgtggaataattaaaaataggaccatgcaatttttcactaaagtaagcaactgatttaccatcttgcatcaaaataccaccaatgccaactccactaacatcatattctagctcaaaagccttactaaaatttggaagttgcagcaatggtgcgtgtgtaagcttgtccttcaaagtgtcaaaggactcctcttgtgcctctccccaatgaaacaccactcatttcttcgtcaactcatgcaatggggcagcaatggtgctaaaatctttgacgaagcagcggtagaatcctgcaagaccaaaaaaaaccctcacctgtgtgatggtttggggaaccggctagctctttatggcttcaattttcatctcgtccacctcaattccctgtggagttacaacatagccaagaaaagaaactcgattcgTGCAAAAAATGCACTTCTTAAGGTTACCAAatagacgtgcatcacgtaaagcattaaaaatagcatgtaagtgatccatatgttcatcaaaagacttgctataaatcaatatatcatcaaagtaaactaccacaaaatgtccaataaaagatcttaaaacctcattcattaagcgcatgaaagtgttaggtgcatttgtcaaaccaaaaggcattactaaccactcatacaacccgaatttggttttaaacgcaattTTCCATTCAtttccaagtttcattctaatttggtggtagccacttcgcaagtcaatcttagtgaaaattatagaatcacacaactcatctaacatgtcgtctagcctaggaataggatgacgataccgaatggtaatattattgatggctctacaatcaacacacatacgctaagttctatctttcttaggaaccaaaagtataagaACGGcataaggactaaggctttcacatacatacccgcggtccaaaagatcttggacttgccgctgaattttcttagtctcctcaggattagtTCGATAGGCAGCTCAGTTGGGTaaggttgctcccagaatcaaatcgatttgatgctctatccttctcataggtggcagtcctggaggtatctcagctagaaaaatgtcctcatattcctgcaaaaggttagtgacagcaggaggtatcgagctaacaatatcatcaagcaaaaacatagctcgtttgcataccaaagcatagcaaatatcatcattagaaatttcagcaaagtcacattttgttgcaagcataacaccacccttcaatttaatacccttagccttagaaatagatgtagacttatcctttttaggtgggaaaatagaattagcaacttgctaatttttagattgaacatcattgaaactagcag encodes:
- the LOC136476081 gene encoding uncharacterized protein, translated to MDHPWRFPAGAGTGADLCPVCCARHFPFCPPPPLPPHPFPYDLQPPPPPPPPNPFPYDFHPPPPPPPMWGPPPPGPHDPRPYELPGREGPHKRMRVGEAPPFDPYDFVPPPPPGRASVEGDRLLGLIRDHGRNPLPGCPPDGGFGYGGGRFYPRQGGGFADFDQKLPPPVPIEDRHNGFGQGFMPEEGPHRKYFDGANHHFHQFHPEAFPGVALHPPLPRYPEAANPHGSHAWHLEAGAVPLPTEPPFPSNQDYRAAPPRPTANSSLFPVLSGSPTTEIIPSTAHTLPQAHPMPNTNRYDGHINDEGPGFIYRLQSEQNLIDGRPTSAHYSLENSKVTIINACDLFKPPLRGSRSDHIVIILRGLPGSGKSYLAKALRDLEVENGANAPRIHSMDDYFMIEVEKKVEDTEGSKSSSASKGRRQLTKKVIEYCYEPEMEETYRSSMLKAFSKTLDEGNFTFVIVDDRNLRVADFAQFWATAKKSGYEVYLLEAPYKDPTGCAARNVHGFTLDEIKKMAADWEEAPPLYLQLDIHSLFHDDNLRGHSIQEVDMDTEDVDDANDTTSIIAENSQKAVQDPPYEGFSKLGEKWNSEVEDDLDGLKELGQSKWSKEFEDDTEKSKDTEENTHALSGLARTYSTGRKRVSWGDRLEKGGFSISATKRKLTSSLVIGPGSGYNLVSNPLAEDDSIGTKGKTNNETKRRFSEQLRVEGESFRAVFDKTKQRIGVFENGEEE